One Thiocapsa bogorovii DNA segment encodes these proteins:
- a CDS encoding LexA family protein — MDDSDSRLYKRRHRAWNPARDPRNPSEDPGIELQVLGSVSAGAPIEDLEDPETIVVPTGLARPGSYALRVRGESMVEDGIHDGDIVVVDPRPTAETGTTVVARIDAERVTLKRFYAEKDRIRLQPANADMEPLILFDGEIEILGVVSGVVLLSA, encoded by the coding sequence ATGGATGACTCCGACTCGCGACTCTACAAACGCCGGCACCGCGCCTGGAATCCGGCGCGCGACCCGCGCAACCCGAGCGAAGACCCCGGAATCGAGCTGCAGGTGCTCGGCTCCGTTAGCGCCGGCGCACCGATCGAGGATCTCGAGGACCCCGAGACCATCGTCGTCCCCACCGGCCTGGCACGCCCCGGATCCTACGCCTTGCGCGTCCGCGGCGAATCCATGGTCGAAGACGGCATTCACGACGGCGACATCGTCGTCGTCGACCCCCGCCCGACAGCCGAAACCGGTACCACCGTCGTGGCACGCATCGACGCCGAACGCGTCACCCTCAAACGCTTCTACGCCGAGAAGGACCGCATCCGCCTCCAGCCCGCCAATGCCGACATGGAGCCCCTGATCCTGTTCGACGGCGAGATCGAGATCCTCGGCGTCGTCTCGGGTGTGGTGCTGTTGTCCGCTTAG